The DNA sequence GATTTTCCGGTGCCCGTCGGACCGCTTCGAATATCCCGGCGCCGTGTCGACCTACGTCCGCAGCGTCTCCATGAACAACTGGATGAATGGCGGCATCCGGCCGAATCCCTTCCCTGCCCCGCCCGCCCAGCAATTCAAGCTCTTCCAGCGCATTGTTGACCTCAACAGGCCCTCCGAACTTTACGTCTTCACCCACGAAGACCCGAACTCGATCGATGACGGCTACTTCGCCATCGACATGTCCACGACCAACGCTTGGACCGGATGCAACCTTCCCGCGGCGTTGCACCTCGGCGGCACTTCGTTTGGATTCGCCGACGGAAGGGCCGAGACCCACAAATGGGGACAGACCCGCCTCTCCGCCGGAAGCGCCACCTCCATTGGCGGAGTCGTCCGCCCCGCCACCGTCACAGACGGCGTGGACATCCTCTGGCTTAAAAGGCACACCACGGAGTAACCGCGAAGCACGTGCGGCGCGCCGATTGCGCGCTTCCAAAGCCCCCCCGCGCAGCGCACACTCCGCGCCCGTGCTGACTCTCGAGCCATTCACCATCGGCGTCGGCGACCGCTTCGCCCATCAGGCAAAAGCACAGCTTCATGCCTTCCAACTCGCCGCGGCGCAGGGCGTCGCCGCGGTGCCCGTCTGGAACAAGTCCAACCGCGAGCACACGTTCATCGGCTCGCACCCGCAAAGCGTCCTCGATGCCGCGCAAGCCGCGGTGAAGTCACTGGGCTGGACCGGCGGCTGGCACGTGGATGCCGATCACATCCGGCTCGAGACCGTCGACAAGTTCCTCGCCTGCTCTGACTTTTTCA is a window from the Verrucomicrobiota bacterium genome containing:
- a CDS encoding type II secretion system protein, encoding MTQAHPTRDTRAPSAFTLIELLVVIAIIAILAGMLLPALSKAKEKANSAKCIANNKQLQLAWTLYYGDFDDRLCRNPGAVARTQTNNTWCAEGQRPGATGYVAGNETNTTLFMHAQLGRYAQAAAIFRCPSDRFEYPGAVSTYVRSVSMNNWMNGGIRPNPFPAPPAQQFKLFQRIVDLNRPSELYVFTHEDPNSIDDGYFAIDMSTTNAWTGCNLPAALHLGGTSFGFADGRAETHKWGQTRLSAGSATSIGGVVRPATVTDGVDILWLKRHTTE